A genomic segment from Malaclemys terrapin pileata isolate rMalTer1 chromosome 1, rMalTer1.hap1, whole genome shotgun sequence encodes:
- the LOC128845599 gene encoding monocyte chemotactic protein 1B-like produces MKLHATDILVIFWLGLFAVSTVRGSVASQIAPKSACVDLSTQKLDIRRLVKYETQHIPVKAVMFITKRGIKICVEPDLKWVQDAIKFLDKGPVRRRPNNKPVSKPKPKPKPRGN; encoded by the exons ATGAAACTCCACGCAACAGACATCCTGGTCATTTTCTGGCTCGGCCTTTTTGCTGTGAGCACCGTGAGAG gaAGTGTTGCAAGTCAAATCGCGCCCAAAAGCGCCTGTGTAGACCTGTCCACGCAGAAGCTGGACATCAGACGACTTGTTAAATATGAGACGCAGCACATACCAGTAAAAGCTGTGAT GTTCATCACCAAACGAGGCATCAAGATCTGCGTGGAGCCTGATCTCAAATGGGTGCAGGATGCCATAAAATTCCTGGATAAAGGACCTGTCCGCAGAAGACCCAACAACAAGCCCGTGTCCAAacccaagcccaagcccaagcccagaGGCAATTAA